Part of the Spirochaetota bacterium genome, CGTTCGTCCGAAGGAGCGGCGACAGCTTCGATTTCACCATCCTCCGCGATATCATCGCCACGAGCGGGCGCGTTGAACCGATGGCGGTGTACGAAGGGAACATGATACTCTTCGCCGCCGCCTTCGCCCGTGCGTTCACATCCCAGTTCGAGGCGCTCCTCACCGGGACCGTCCCCCTTGCCGACGGCGCGGTACGCGTGTTCGCAGAGGACTGCTTTCGACACATCTTCACCGATCTTCTGCACCACACGGAAAAACTCGAGCGGCTTGCACGTGTCGATCAGCATATCGTCATTTCCCGCGAACGCATCGCCGGGATGATCTCGATATCGGTCGGCTCATCGGTATCACGCACGACCGGCGAGATAGAGGTGCTGCAGGCGGTAACGCGGCTGTCATCGATGATAGCGACGCTCGGTGAGGACATCGCCGCGGCGGCGCGCGGCATGCATTCCGGCATTGATGCCAAGCCGCTTGAACTCATCGATATGAAACGGGGCTCATGCATGATACCCCGGGCCGATGACCGCATCAGGGACAGCGGCCTTACCAGCGGCGAGACCGTGTCCGGCGGTCTCATCATCGCCGCTACGGCATGTCATACCGCTGCCGTTTTCATGCACGATCAGAAAATATGCGCTTTGCTCGCGCGCGAAGAGAAGACGAACGAGGATATCCGCCGCCGCAAGACCGAGCTCGAACGCCTTGCCGTTGCACCGGTCTATGAGAGCCTCAAGGATATCGATGCATAGAAAATTCATCACCGTCCTTCGCATGATAAAATTCTCGCATTCCCTGTTCGCGCTCCCGTTCGCCATGGGCGTATATCTCGTCTATGTCGATGTGAAACATGTCGAGATGCTGTTCCTTCTGCTCATCGCCATGGTCAGCGCCCGAAGCGGTGCGATGGCCTTCAATCGTCTCGTCGACCGGCGTATCGATGCGAAGAATCCCCGCACCAGGGGCCGAGAGCTCCCGCGCAAAGCGCTTTCGGTGCCGTTCGTGGCGATGTTCACCGCCGGCGCAGCGGCCGTCTTCCTCGTATCAGCCGCATTCCTGAATTCGCTCGCGTTCATGCTCTCTCCTATCGCGCTTGTGTTCCTGTTCGGCTATTCCTATACCAAGCGATTCACGTTCCTATCGCATATCGTTCTCGGCATAGCGCTCGCGCTCGCACCGGCAGGGGTCATGGTCGGCATTACCGGCAGCATCGATCTGCGCATCATACCGCTCGTATGCGCCGTTACGTGCTGGGTGGCAGGGTTCGATATCATCTATTCCCTTGCCGACACCGCGTTCGACAGGAAGCATCGTCTTCATTCCCTGCCGGCCGATCTCGGCATGATCCCGGCGAAGGTCATTTCCGTGTCCCTGCACGCGTCATTCATCGTACTGCTTGTGCTGTACGGCATCGTCATGCATTTCGGCATTGCATACTGGGCGGCGGTCACCGTGTGCACGCTGGTCCTCGGATACGGCTATATCCGCATGGTGCGGAGTGCGTTCCGCGATGACGGGTTTTTCTTCTTCAATGTGAACGTGGCCGTGAGCGTATCGTTCTTTGCCGGCATGCTCGTGGAGCGCTTCTCATCTCAGCTCTTCCGTTTGTAACTCGGTGTCTTCTGTATCGCCGCTATGATAGCTTCCACCGCGAGCGGCTTGTGCAGCACCGCCGTCGCACCGAGTTCCTTCGCCTTCGATTCCATTTCCTGATCGACATAGCCGCTCGCCATGATAATGTCGAGATGGACGTTCATCGCTTTCAGTTTTTCCAGTACCTGCATCCCGTCCATATCCGGCATGCGGAGGTCCAGGATGAGTATATCCGGGGGGGATTTTTCGATGGCCTTTAAGGCTTCCGACGCGCATCGAAGACCGACGGCCGTATATCCTGTAAGTTCCAGGAATTCGACTATCTCATCGCGTACATCATCATTGTCATCAAGCACCAGTATCGAGAGTGTGTTCATAGCCTACCCCTGTACTGCCGGAAGACGTATGATGAATTCCGCGAAAGACCCTTCCTCG contains:
- a CDS encoding UbiA-like polyprenyltransferase, with the translated sequence MHRKFITVLRMIKFSHSLFALPFAMGVYLVYVDVKHVEMLFLLLIAMVSARSGAMAFNRLVDRRIDAKNPRTRGRELPRKALSVPFVAMFTAGAAAVFLVSAAFLNSLAFMLSPIALVFLFGYSYTKRFTFLSHIVLGIALALAPAGVMVGITGSIDLRIIPLVCAVTCWVAGFDIIYSLADTAFDRKHRLHSLPADLGMIPAKVISVSLHASFIVLLVLYGIVMHFGIAYWAAVTVCTLVLGYGYIRMVRSAFRDDGFFFFNVNVAVSVSFFAGMLVERFSSQLFRL
- a CDS encoding response regulator; protein product: MNTLSILVLDDNDDVRDEIVEFLELTGYTAVGLRCASEALKAIEKSPPDILILDLRMPDMDGMQVLEKLKAMNVHLDIIMASGYVDQEMESKAKELGATAVLHKPLAVEAIIAAIQKTPSYKRKS